One stretch of Pseudomonas fluorescens Q2-87 DNA includes these proteins:
- a CDS encoding transporter substrate-binding domain-containing protein: protein MRFLPGLICLLPLLSPLAHAELIDDINDRGELRIALEANTAPFNFKEDGKLTGFEVELGQMLAEELDVRPDFVVTDAVDLLSGVESGKYDVAINHIAMTPELAERFDISAAYSHPDAQLLANKDDSQRPLVMAQSFQPEEKRGPAPSLVIPFQKGNPAFKASLDNALARIKEDGRLEQLSQKWLEKPATAN from the coding sequence ATGCGTTTCCTGCCTGGCCTGATTTGCCTGCTACCCCTTCTGAGCCCCCTGGCTCATGCCGAACTGATCGATGACATCAATGACCGTGGTGAGCTGCGCATTGCTCTTGAAGCCAATACCGCCCCGTTCAACTTCAAGGAAGACGGCAAACTCACCGGCTTCGAAGTGGAATTGGGCCAGATGTTGGCCGAAGAGCTCGATGTGCGCCCCGACTTTGTGGTCACCGATGCCGTGGATTTGCTGAGCGGTGTGGAAAGCGGCAAGTACGACGTTGCCATCAACCACATAGCAATGACCCCCGAACTGGCGGAACGTTTCGACATCAGCGCTGCTTACAGTCATCCGGATGCACAACTGCTGGCGAACAAGGATGACTCGCAGCGTCCGCTGGTCATGGCGCAGTCTTTCCAGCCGGAAGAAAAGCGCGGCCCGGCTCCGAGCCTGGTGATTCCGTTCCAGAAGGGCAACCCGGCGTTCAAGGCCAGCCTGGACAACGCCTTGGCGCGTATCAAGGAGGACGGGCGGTTGGAGCAGTTGTCGCAGAAGTGGTTGGAAAAGCCAGCGACAGCCAATTGA
- a CDS encoding SfnB family sulfur acquisition oxidoreductase: MSDLAQAKVQSDQDIAPLLLPAQVLRNDAEAIKAAHDLALVARQQAARRDQQRKLPWSEIEQFTRSGLGSIAVPRQYGGPQVSFVTIADVFAIISAADPALGQIPQNQFGVLQLILGCGTERQKKILLQSVLEGWRIGNAGPERGVRNTLELKARITSDGDRYVINGQKFYSTGALFAHWVAVKALNDDGRQVLAFVRRGTPGLRIVDDWSGFGQRTTASGTVLLNNVRVDAELVLDNWRVNDTPGVQGAISQLIQAAIDAGIARGAIDDAIAFVRERARPWIDAKVERASDDLYVIADIGKLKIELHAAEALLRKAGRVLDQVSAAPITAQSAAHASIVVAEAKALTTEIALQASEKLFELAGSRATLAEFNLDRHWRNARVHTLHDPVRWKYHAIGAYRLNGSLPARHSWI, encoded by the coding sequence ATGTCGGACCTGGCGCAAGCAAAGGTCCAGAGCGACCAGGACATCGCACCGCTGCTGCTACCTGCGCAGGTGCTGCGCAACGATGCCGAGGCGATCAAAGCCGCCCATGATCTGGCCCTAGTCGCCCGTCAGCAGGCGGCGCGGCGCGATCAACAGCGCAAGCTGCCTTGGTCGGAAATCGAGCAATTCACCCGCAGCGGATTGGGTAGCATCGCCGTCCCCCGGCAGTACGGCGGACCGCAGGTTTCGTTCGTCACCATCGCCGACGTGTTTGCAATCATTTCCGCTGCCGATCCAGCCCTCGGACAGATCCCGCAGAACCAGTTCGGCGTGCTCCAGCTTATCCTCGGCTGCGGCACCGAACGGCAAAAGAAAATTCTTTTACAGAGCGTGCTGGAAGGCTGGCGCATCGGCAATGCCGGGCCGGAACGTGGCGTTCGCAATACCCTTGAGCTCAAGGCCCGGATCACCTCCGATGGCGACAGGTATGTCATCAACGGTCAGAAGTTCTACTCCACCGGCGCGTTGTTCGCCCATTGGGTGGCGGTCAAGGCGCTGAATGACGACGGCCGGCAAGTGTTGGCGTTCGTTCGGCGCGGCACGCCGGGGCTGCGGATCGTCGACGACTGGTCCGGCTTTGGCCAGCGCACCACGGCCAGCGGTACCGTGCTGCTGAACAACGTGCGCGTCGACGCTGAACTGGTGCTGGATAACTGGCGCGTCAACGACACACCCGGTGTACAGGGTGCGATTTCACAACTGATCCAGGCCGCCATCGATGCAGGCATCGCCCGCGGCGCTATCGACGACGCCATCGCGTTTGTCCGCGAGCGGGCCCGGCCCTGGATCGACGCGAAAGTCGAGCGGGCCAGCGACGATCTCTACGTGATCGCCGACATCGGCAAGCTGAAAATCGAACTGCACGCCGCCGAGGCGCTGTTGCGCAAAGCCGGGCGGGTGCTGGACCAGGTCAGCGCTGCCCCCATTACCGCGCAGTCTGCCGCCCATGCCTCGATTGTCGTGGCCGAGGCCAAGGCGCTCACCACCGAGATCGCCCTGCAAGCCAGCGAAAAACTCTTCGAACTGGCCGGCAGCCGGGCCACCCTCGCCGAATTCAATCTCGATCGCCACTGGCGCAACGCGCGGGTCCACACCCTGCACGACCCGGTGCGCTGGAAGTACCACGCAATCGGCGCCTATCGCCTGAACGGCAGCCTGCCGGCCCGACATTCCTGGATCTGA
- a CDS encoding LLM class flavin-dependent oxidoreductase, which produces MASDKKKILLNAFNMNCIGHINHGLWTHPQDTSTQFNTIEYWTGLAQLLERGLFDGLFIADIVGVYDVYQQSVDVTLKESIQLPVNDPLLLVSAMAAVTQNLGFGLTANLTYEPPYLFARRMSTLDHLSRGRVGWNIVTGYLDSAAKAMGLSAQVEHDRRYDQADEYLQVLYKLWEGSWENDAVLNDRQQRIYAQPEKVHKVRHQGEFYQVEGYHLCEPSPQRTPVLFQAGSSQRGLLFAGRHAECVFISGQNKPATRAQVDKVRASAVEAGRNPADIKVFMGLNVIVGATEADAWAKHAEYRSYASAEAGVAHFSASTGIDFSQYELDEPIQYVKSNAIQSATKTLQNNDWTRRKLLEQHALGGRYITVVGSPGQVADELESWIAETGLDGFNLTRIVTPQSYVDFIDLVIPELQRRGSYKTEYENGTLREKLFREGAHLPEQHAGSNYRPGQRDASRPSGSKLPHHKSL; this is translated from the coding sequence ATGGCGTCCGACAAGAAAAAAATCCTGCTCAATGCGTTCAACATGAACTGCATCGGCCATATCAATCATGGCTTGTGGACCCATCCCCAGGACACGTCGACCCAATTCAATACGATCGAATACTGGACCGGCCTGGCGCAGTTGCTGGAGCGCGGACTGTTCGACGGGTTGTTCATCGCCGATATCGTCGGGGTCTACGACGTTTACCAACAATCAGTGGACGTCACCCTGAAAGAGTCGATCCAACTGCCGGTCAACGACCCGTTGCTGCTGGTTTCGGCGATGGCCGCCGTCACCCAAAACCTCGGGTTCGGCCTCACCGCCAACCTGACCTACGAACCGCCCTACCTGTTCGCCCGGCGCATGAGCACGCTCGACCATCTGAGTCGCGGCCGGGTTGGCTGGAACATCGTCACCGGCTACCTCGACAGCGCCGCCAAGGCCATGGGCCTGTCCGCTCAGGTGGAGCATGACCGTCGATATGACCAAGCCGACGAATACCTGCAAGTGCTCTACAAGCTCTGGGAAGGCAGTTGGGAAAACGACGCGGTGCTCAACGATCGCCAGCAGCGGATCTACGCGCAGCCAGAGAAAGTGCACAAGGTTCGGCACCAGGGCGAGTTCTACCAGGTCGAGGGTTATCACCTGTGCGAACCCTCACCCCAGCGCACACCGGTGCTGTTCCAGGCCGGCAGTTCGCAGCGCGGCCTGTTGTTCGCCGGGCGGCATGCCGAATGCGTGTTCATCAGCGGCCAGAACAAACCGGCTACCAGGGCCCAGGTGGACAAAGTGCGCGCCAGTGCCGTGGAAGCCGGGCGCAACCCTGCGGACATCAAGGTGTTCATGGGCCTGAACGTGATCGTCGGCGCGACCGAGGCCGACGCTTGGGCCAAGCATGCCGAGTACCGCAGCTACGCCAGCGCCGAGGCCGGAGTGGCGCATTTTTCCGCGTCGACGGGCATCGATTTTTCCCAGTACGAGCTGGATGAACCGATCCAATACGTGAAGAGCAACGCCATCCAGTCCGCGACCAAGACCTTGCAGAACAACGATTGGACCCGACGCAAATTGCTGGAGCAACACGCCCTGGGCGGACGCTACATCACCGTGGTCGGCTCGCCCGGGCAGGTGGCCGATGAGCTGGAGTCTTGGATCGCCGAAACCGGCCTCGATGGCTTCAACCTGACCCGCATCGTGACGCCGCAAAGCTACGTGGATTTCATCGACCTGGTGATTCCTGAATTGCAGCGACGCGGTTCGTACAAGACCGAATACGAAAACGGCACCCTGCGCGAAAAGCTGTTCCGCGAGGGGGCACATTTGCCCGAACAACACGCTGGTTCGAACTATCGACCGGGACAGAGGGACGCTTCGCGGCCCAGCGGGAGCAAGCTCCCTCACCACAAGAGCCTGTGA
- a CDS encoding methionine ABC transporter permease: MWFDRLLQGFIDTFLMVGVSSLIALLAGIPLAVILVTSGKGGIYEAPALNKALGAFVNLFRSIPFLILMVALIPFTRLIVGTTYGVWAAVVPLTIAATPFFARIAEVSLREVDHGLIEAAQAMGCRRWHIVWHVLLPEALPGIVGGFTITLVTMINSSAMAGAIGAGGLGDIAYRYGYQRFDSQIMLTVIVLLVALVAVIQLGGDRLARGLNKR; this comes from the coding sequence ATGTGGTTTGATCGTTTGTTGCAGGGTTTTATCGACACCTTCCTGATGGTCGGTGTGTCGTCGCTGATTGCGTTGCTGGCGGGTATTCCCCTGGCGGTGATCCTCGTCACCAGCGGCAAGGGCGGGATCTATGAAGCGCCCGCCTTGAACAAGGCGCTGGGTGCGTTCGTGAACCTGTTCCGCTCGATTCCCTTCCTGATTTTGATGGTGGCGTTGATTCCGTTCACGCGGCTGATCGTCGGCACCACCTATGGCGTTTGGGCGGCGGTGGTGCCGCTGACCATCGCCGCCACGCCGTTCTTCGCGCGCATCGCCGAAGTCAGCCTGCGGGAAGTCGACCACGGCCTGATCGAAGCCGCCCAAGCCATGGGCTGCCGCCGCTGGCATATCGTCTGGCATGTGCTGCTGCCCGAAGCACTGCCGGGCATCGTCGGCGGTTTCACCATCACCCTCGTGACCATGATCAACTCCTCGGCCATGGCTGGGGCAATCGGTGCCGGTGGCCTGGGGGACATCGCCTACCGTTATGGCTACCAGCGCTTCGACAGTCAAATCATGCTCACGGTGATCGTTTTGCTGGTGGCATTGGTGGCGGTGATTCAATTGGGTGGCGATCGCTTGGCCCGGGGATTGAACAAACGCTGA
- the serA gene encoding phosphoglycerate dehydrogenase: protein MSKTSLDKSKIKFLLLEGVHQSAVDVLKSAGYTSIEYITSSLPEAQLKEKIADAHFIGIRSRTQLTEEIFDHAKKLVAVGCFCIGTNQVDLNAARERGIAVFNAPYSNTRSVAELVLAEAILLLRGIPEKNASCHRGGWIKSAANSFEIRGKKLGIVGYGSIGTQLSVLAEGLGMQVFFYDTVTKLPLGNATQVNNLHELLGMSDIVTLHVPETAATQWMIGEKEIRAIKKGGILINAARGTVVKLDALADAIKDKHLIGAAIDVFPVEPRSNDDIFESPLRGLDNVILTPHIGGSTAEAQANIGLEVAEKLVKYSDNGTSVSSVNFPEVALPAHPGKHRLLHIHENIPGVMSEINKVFAENGINISGQFLQTNEKVGYVVIDVDAEYSDLAQEKLQHINGTIRCRVLF, encoded by the coding sequence ATGAGCAAGACTTCTCTCGATAAGAGCAAGATCAAGTTCCTTCTTCTCGAAGGCGTCCACCAATCGGCTGTCGACGTCCTCAAGTCGGCGGGCTACACCAGCATCGAGTACATCACCAGTTCTCTGCCGGAAGCCCAGCTCAAGGAAAAGATCGCCGATGCTCACTTCATCGGCATCCGCTCCCGTACTCAACTGACCGAAGAGATATTCGATCACGCCAAGAAACTGGTCGCGGTCGGCTGCTTCTGCATCGGCACCAACCAGGTTGACCTCAACGCAGCACGCGAACGCGGTATCGCGGTGTTCAACGCACCGTACTCCAACACCCGTTCGGTTGCCGAACTGGTGCTGGCCGAAGCGATCCTGCTGCTGCGTGGCATCCCTGAGAAAAACGCTTCCTGCCACCGTGGCGGCTGGATCAAGAGCGCGGCCAACTCCTTCGAAATCCGCGGCAAGAAGCTGGGTATCGTCGGCTATGGCTCGATTGGTACCCAGTTGTCGGTGCTGGCCGAAGGCCTTGGCATGCAGGTGTTCTTTTATGACACCGTGACCAAACTGCCCCTGGGTAACGCCACCCAAGTCAATAACCTGCACGAATTGCTCGGCATGTCCGACATCGTGACCCTGCACGTGCCGGAAACCGCTGCCACCCAGTGGATGATCGGCGAGAAGGAAATCCGCGCCATCAAGAAGGGCGGGATCCTGATCAACGCCGCGCGCGGCACCGTGGTCAAGCTCGACGCCCTGGCCGACGCAATCAAGGACAAGCACTTGATCGGCGCGGCAATCGACGTATTCCCGGTGGAGCCGCGCTCCAACGACGATATCTTCGAAAGCCCGCTGCGTGGCCTGGATAACGTGATCCTGACCCCGCACATCGGTGGCTCGACTGCCGAAGCCCAGGCCAACATCGGCCTGGAAGTGGCGGAAAAGCTGGTCAAGTACAGCGACAACGGTACGTCGGTATCGTCCGTGAACTTCCCGGAAGTGGCCTTGCCGGCACACCCAGGCAAGCACCGCTTGCTGCACATCCACGAAAACATCCCGGGTGTGATGAGCGAGATCAACAAGGTCTTCGCCGAAAACGGCATCAACATTTCCGGTCAGTTCCTGCAGACCAACGAGAAAGTCGGCTACGTCGTGATCGACGTCGACGCCGAATACTCGGACCTGGCACAAGAGAAGCTGCAACACATCAATGGCACCATTCGTTGCCGCGTGTTGTTCTAA
- a CDS encoding MetQ/NlpA family ABC transporter substrate-binding protein: MTHPLLTLPVKALALALGLFSSALFAADAPLKIGTTAAFAIPLEAAVEEAGKQGLKVELVEFTDWIAPNVSLASGDIDVNYFQHIPFLENAKAAAGFDLVPFAPGIINNVGLYSKKYKSFDELPEGASVAIANDPINSGRGLQLLAKAGLISLKPGVGYKATEEDIIANPKHIKILQVEAVQLVRAYEDADLVQGYPAYIRLAKTFDASSALLFDGLDHKEYVIQFVIQPKSKNDPRLIKFVDIYQHSPVVRAALDKTHGKLYQAGWEG, translated from the coding sequence ATGACCCACCCACTCCTGACCCTGCCAGTCAAAGCCCTGGCCCTGGCCCTCGGCCTGTTCAGCTCGGCATTGTTCGCAGCCGATGCGCCGCTGAAAATCGGCACCACCGCCGCGTTCGCCATTCCCCTGGAAGCGGCCGTCGAAGAAGCCGGCAAGCAAGGCCTGAAGGTCGAATTGGTGGAGTTCACCGATTGGATCGCACCCAACGTCAGCCTGGCCTCCGGCGATATCGACGTGAATTACTTCCAGCACATCCCGTTCCTGGAAAACGCCAAGGCTGCCGCCGGGTTCGACCTGGTGCCCTTCGCTCCGGGGATCATCAACAACGTCGGGCTCTATTCGAAAAAGTACAAAAGCTTCGATGAACTGCCCGAAGGCGCGAGCGTCGCCATTGCCAACGATCCGATCAACAGCGGGCGCGGTTTGCAGCTGCTGGCCAAGGCCGGCCTGATCAGTCTCAAGCCGGGGGTAGGCTATAAGGCCACCGAGGAGGACATCATCGCCAACCCCAAGCACATCAAGATCCTGCAAGTCGAAGCCGTGCAGCTGGTACGCGCCTATGAAGACGCCGATCTGGTGCAGGGCTATCCCGCCTACATTCGCCTGGCCAAGACCTTCGACGCTTCGTCCGCCCTGCTGTTCGACGGCCTGGATCACAAGGAATACGTCATTCAGTTTGTGATCCAGCCCAAGAGCAAAAACGACCCGCGGCTGATCAAATTCGTCGATATCTATCAACACTCGCCAGTCGTGCGCGCGGCACTGGACAAGACGCACGGCAAACTCTACCAGGCTGGCTGGGAAGGCTGA
- a CDS encoding DUF4399 domain-containing protein, whose product MKSFMSRAALAGLLLGTSMLASAATPAPKGAEVFIVSPEDGATVAQEFKVKFGVKNIALAPAGDVTKNTGHHHLLIDVDKLPVAGAPIPNDPNHMHFGKAQTQATIKLAPGKHTLQLELGDSGHMPFDPPIVSEKITVTVK is encoded by the coding sequence ATGAAAAGCTTTATGTCTCGTGCCGCGTTGGCCGGCTTGTTGCTGGGTACCTCGATGCTGGCGAGCGCCGCGACCCCGGCCCCCAAGGGCGCAGAGGTGTTCATCGTCTCCCCGGAAGACGGCGCCACCGTCGCTCAGGAATTCAAGGTCAAGTTCGGCGTCAAGAATATCGCCCTGGCTCCAGCGGGGGATGTAACCAAAAACACCGGACACCATCATTTGCTGATCGATGTCGACAAACTGCCTGTCGCAGGCGCGCCGATTCCAAACGACCCCAATCACATGCATTTCGGCAAGGCACAGACCCAGGCCACCATCAAACTTGCACCGGGCAAGCATACGTTGCAGTTGGAACTGGGCGACAGCGGCCATATGCCGTTCGATCCGCCGATCGTCTCCGAGAAGATCACCGTAACCGTGAAGTAA
- a CDS encoding class I SAM-dependent methyltransferase, producing the protein MKHTPEDLKTITATTLGHYNSVADSFREGTRDHDVSQNIDALLRHIQGQAPLHILDFGCGPGRDLRTFTGMGHVAVGLDGSQEFARMARQDSGCEVWQQDFLQLDLPSERFDGIFANAVLFHIPVQELPRVLKQLHATLKPGGVLFSSNPRGTNQEGWNGQRFGAYHDLAAWRTLLGDAGFVELEHYYRPAGLPREQQPWLASVWRKP; encoded by the coding sequence ATGAAGCACACCCCCGAAGACCTGAAAACCATCACTGCAACGACCCTGGGCCATTACAACTCGGTCGCCGACAGCTTTCGCGAAGGCACCCGCGATCACGATGTCAGCCAGAATATCGATGCGCTGCTGAGGCATATCCAGGGCCAGGCACCGCTGCATATCCTCGATTTCGGCTGTGGTCCGGGGCGAGACCTGCGAACGTTCACCGGCATGGGCCATGTCGCGGTCGGCCTCGACGGTTCGCAAGAATTTGCGCGGATGGCGCGCCAGGACAGCGGGTGCGAAGTGTGGCAGCAGGACTTTCTGCAACTCGACCTGCCATCGGAACGTTTCGACGGGATCTTCGCCAACGCCGTGCTGTTTCATATTCCGGTCCAGGAACTGCCACGGGTGCTCAAGCAATTGCACGCCACGCTCAAACCCGGTGGCGTGTTGTTCAGCTCCAACCCTCGCGGCACGAATCAGGAAGGCTGGAACGGCCAGCGTTTCGGCGCCTACCACGACCTCGCGGCCTGGCGCACGTTACTTGGCGACGCAGGCTTCGTGGAGCTGGAGCATTACTACCGACCGGCGGGGCTGCCGCGGGAGCAACAGCCGTGGTTGGCGAGTGTTTGGCGCAAGCCTTGA
- a CDS encoding SfnB family sulfur acquisition oxidoreductase yields MTFFQHVAVITSDEQALIVASDLADDFKRDSALRDRERRLPHPELEAFSRSGLWGISVPKAYGGAGVSNITLAKVIALISQADGSLGQIPQNHFYALEVLRVNGSEAQKQRLYAEVLAGQRFGNALAELGTKTAHERTTQLRRDGETYRINGRKFYATGAIYAQRIPTSVVDENGVQQLAFVPRKSKGLTVIDDWSGFGQRTTGSGSVVFEDVQVAVEDIVPFQSAFERPTPVGPLAQILHAAIDTGIARAAYEDTLHFVRSKTRPWIDATSDVAAEDPHSLKSFGQLSVRLHAAEALLERAGEFLDRAQADTNAQTVAAASIAVAEARAISTEISLAASSTLFELAGSQATLAEHGLDRHWRNARVHTLHDPVRWKYHAVGNFYLNDEKPPLRGTL; encoded by the coding sequence ATGACGTTTTTCCAACACGTCGCGGTAATCACCAGCGATGAGCAAGCCCTGATCGTGGCCAGCGACCTGGCCGATGACTTCAAGCGCGACAGCGCCCTGCGCGACCGCGAACGCCGCCTGCCGCACCCCGAGCTGGAAGCCTTTTCCCGTTCCGGCCTGTGGGGTATCAGCGTGCCCAAGGCCTATGGCGGCGCGGGGGTTTCCAACATCACCCTGGCGAAAGTCATCGCCCTGATTTCCCAGGCCGACGGCTCGCTGGGGCAGATTCCGCAAAACCATTTCTACGCCCTGGAAGTGCTGCGAGTGAACGGCAGCGAAGCGCAAAAACAGCGCCTGTACGCCGAAGTGCTCGCCGGCCAACGCTTCGGCAATGCGCTGGCGGAACTGGGCACCAAGACCGCTCACGAGCGCACCACGCAATTGCGCCGCGACGGCGAGACTTATCGCATCAATGGGCGCAAGTTCTACGCCACGGGGGCGATTTATGCCCAACGCATTCCTACCTCGGTGGTGGATGAAAACGGCGTACAGCAGCTGGCGTTCGTCCCTCGCAAGAGCAAGGGGCTGACGGTGATCGACGATTGGAGCGGTTTCGGCCAGCGCACCACCGGCAGCGGCTCGGTGGTGTTCGAGGATGTCCAGGTCGCCGTCGAAGACATCGTGCCGTTCCAGAGCGCCTTCGAACGCCCGACCCCAGTGGGGCCGCTGGCACAGATTCTTCATGCGGCCATCGACACCGGCATCGCCCGCGCCGCCTATGAAGACACCTTGCATTTCGTGCGCAGCAAAACCCGGCCATGGATCGACGCCACCAGCGACGTCGCCGCCGAAGACCCGCACAGCCTCAAGAGTTTCGGTCAACTGAGCGTGCGCCTGCACGCCGCCGAAGCCCTGCTGGAACGCGCCGGCGAGTTTCTCGACCGGGCCCAGGCCGATACCAACGCCCAGACAGTCGCCGCCGCCTCGATTGCCGTAGCCGAAGCCCGGGCCATCAGCACTGAAATATCCCTGGCCGCCAGCAGCACTCTGTTCGAACTGGCCGGCAGCCAGGCGACCCTGGCCGAACATGGCCTCGATCGCCACTGGCGCAACGCCCGCGTGCACACCTTGCATGACCCGGTGCGCTGGAAGTACCACGCGGTGGGCAACTTCTACCTCAACGATGAAAAGCCGCCACTGCGGGGGACCCTCTGA
- a CDS encoding methionine ABC transporter ATP-binding protein, with protein sequence MNAVNARLRHEVPTPQSADHTELHPELNRAHVRFIGLGKTYDGAQGPVDALQGIDLAIQRGEVFGIIGRSGAGKSSLIRTINRLEQPTSGRVLIDQVDIGEFDEDRLVELRRRIGMIFQHFNLMSAKTVWQNVELPLKVAGVPKEQRQRKVRELLELVGLQGKHKAYPAQLSGGQKQRVGIARALVHDPQILLCDEATSALDPETTQSILGLLREINQRLGLTIVLITHEMAVIREVCDRVVVLEQGRVVEQGPVWEVFGNPQHEVSRTLLAPLQHALPQELQNRLQAEPPSADAATVLSLQFTGIGRDEPDLVALFGALGGRVRLLHGGIERIQGHGLGQLLLAVSDSSWGAEELCQRAGNWAQRVEVLGYVV encoded by the coding sequence ATGAACGCCGTCAACGCTCGTCTCCGACATGAAGTGCCCACGCCCCAGAGTGCCGACCACACCGAACTGCACCCGGAACTGAACCGCGCCCATGTGCGCTTCATCGGCCTGGGCAAGACCTACGACGGTGCCCAGGGTCCGGTGGACGCGTTGCAAGGCATTGATCTGGCGATCCAGCGCGGCGAAGTGTTTGGCATCATCGGCCGTAGCGGCGCCGGCAAGTCATCGTTGATCCGCACCATCAACCGCCTGGAACAACCCACCAGCGGGCGGGTGCTGATCGACCAAGTGGACATCGGCGAGTTCGATGAAGACCGCCTGGTGGAACTGCGCCGACGCATCGGCATGATCTTCCAGCACTTCAACCTGATGTCGGCCAAGACCGTTTGGCAAAACGTCGAGCTGCCGCTGAAAGTGGCCGGCGTACCCAAGGAGCAGCGCCAGCGCAAAGTCCGCGAGCTGTTGGAGCTGGTGGGCTTGCAAGGCAAGCACAAGGCCTACCCGGCGCAGCTTTCGGGCGGCCAGAAGCAGCGGGTCGGGATTGCCCGGGCGCTGGTCCATGACCCGCAGATTCTGCTGTGCGACGAGGCCACCTCGGCCCTGGACCCGGAGACCACGCAATCGATCCTCGGCCTGTTGCGCGAGATCAACCAGCGGCTGGGCCTGACCATCGTCCTGATCACCCATGAAATGGCGGTGATCCGCGAGGTTTGCGATCGCGTGGTGGTGCTTGAGCAAGGGCGAGTCGTCGAGCAGGGTCCGGTCTGGGAAGTGTTTGGCAATCCGCAACATGAAGTCAGCCGGACACTGCTGGCCCCCTTGCAACACGCCTTGCCGCAAGAATTGCAAAACCGCTTGCAGGCCGAGCCCCCATCGGCGGATGCCGCCACCGTACTGAGCCTGCAATTCACCGGCATCGGGCGGGACGAACCGGACCTCGTGGCCTTGTTCGGCGCTCTCGGTGGACGGGTGCGGCTGCTGCACGGCGGCATCGAACGGATCCAGGGTCACGGGCTGGGGCAATTGCTACTGGCGGTGAGCGACTCCTCATGGGGCGCCGAGGAATTGTGCCAGCGCGCGGGCAATTGGGCACAACGGGTGGAGGTGCTGGGCTATGTGGTTTGA